The Aethina tumida isolate Nest 87 chromosome 6, icAetTumi1.1, whole genome shotgun sequence nucleotide sequence tgtattttatgtttgtaattcaataattctGTTCAtaatacgtttattttaaattacaatcatattagaaataaaataacccaaaatttaaataagattatttatttattaaaatgctcTATCTTATCTGttgatgaaatttgaaatctatGGAACATGATAAATCTTAAAACGACGAAAAATCACTCGGGCAAATTTCAAAGCTCAGATGAATTGTTTGAAgcttttaacattatttggaATTATGCTTTTAATCAAGAGATTAACCTTATTTCTTCCATGAAAAGAAGGTGTCaaaaggtaataaaaaataatgtataaatactaataaaaaatattaaaaatgtaagttgtcttttaataattatttttaaattaattaataaatatttattttcttttacagGACATTGCCTCCAAGGGTACGGATTGAGATGACGTGCTTCGTCAATAAATGACTGTACATGAACATCCATCTCCAAGGGAGCCCAAACAgtctgtttaaaatataaaaaaatttgtaagaactaaaaaaaaaataaataaaatggtaatattgatttttattaattaattaattaattaaatattaattagattaattaaataaataatattattatattatgttgtagtgtcttaattacattttaatatttctttgagTCAACCATTGTGAATATTTTCTGAGCATGTCAAGTTACagatgacaaaattaataaatataccctgatcttaaataaataaattgtatgaaatacaattaaattatacacgtataattcagtttaaattaaacgaaataatttgaataatatttaccaaaattGGGATATTTTTTCAcgtgatattaaataaaattatataatttagagtaAAAATCTTTGAAGTATGATCATAATTTTGTAAgatgataattaaatcaaaagacTGATATGTTTTGaatcaaacaaacattaattataacaaactaataaacattttactatGGCacaaatttatagtaaattatatttcctatatttattatatattttcactaagtaaagaaacaaatttgtaatactaaaaggtttttaattatttaatacattacctaataaataaactgaaataaaattgtttcctgATGTAAGTAAATAcagaatttctaattaatttctttagtaatatattacaaaagaatattcaatttcCTTTAATCACAATCAGATAATAAAtgtatcattattataaatattttttaattaattaattataaataaatattataaaatgaattaaaattaataatttttagatttatgttatgaataaatatttaacaaatgtgttatatttattactttacatATTCAATAGTATTACTTATATCCAACTTCATATTTGAAAATCCTCTACACATCAGGCAATGTCACTTTTGACGTTTTAGTTATGTTCTTTGTTTACAGAATTTTGAATATCAATTTTACATCTTAAAGATAACAATAAtgccaaaattttaattgtattcacGACACTCAGTCAAATACTATTACTAAATAGTAGAATTCGTTAGAAATCACCAACGATGACAAAAAGAAGAATGATATAGACAACAGCCACTTcggaaattagttttttatagataaatatttgtaatcacATGAAGGAGTTATAATAAgaggaaaaatataaagttttatttaataagaaaattttagcataacttgaattttaatgaaaaaaccaACAAGTGGATGTACACTgtaacttttttcaaatttattaacctAAAGAAACGTTTAGcaacaaacatttaatatgaGAAAATTTGAGCCTCAGCGACTGATTCCAGAAGGTAATTATTATctgattattaacaaataggaagagtaagtaaattaattttagtgtcCCAAGAAAATTAACAGTTAAAGTTCGTGTTCAccaatgaagaaaatatacaaTGATAAGATTGggtcatttttaatatgtttaagttACAActatttttcttgtttctcAGATTTTTTTTCGATTGGctttgacaaaattaattagagcGTTGGTAGACGAATCGAACTTATTAGAATCTTTATCGTTGATCAATTCTTCCAGGACGACGTCGTGATAGAACTGGTTCAACTCCGTGCTCCAACAATCGAAAGTGTTGATATCCCAAATCGTCCCCTGGACAAAGATCTTCATCTCATACATAGCCATCAAAGCACCCAGACAAAAGGGAGTCAACTTCCTGAACAAGATACTGTTCGACGGTTTGTTACCGAGACAAACCTTATGGGGAAGCAAACGCTGCACGTATTCCGCATCCAATCCGGACTGCATCATCTCCGTCTCCACCCTCTCCATCGGTCTGCCGTTCATGAAGGCCTTAGACTGAGCCACGAAGTGCGTCATCAGATTGTTCTGATGCGAGGCGAGGAACTGTTTCTGCGTCGACTGAACCGCCGCTAACAGGTCGCAAGGCGTTATTTTCGTGCCTTGGTGGAAGTGCTGATGAAAGCTGTTCTCGCACGTCGCACCAACACCACCGAACACAATCAGGCCTGTGTTGTAATTGACGATGCTGCCGGAAGCTGTGACGAACTTTCCGTTGCTGCTCATGTCCAACTGTCTAACGTAGGGCAAGAAGAAGGACAACGATTCGTCGTACGGCATGATGGCCTGGGCTTGCACCCCGAAAAAGTTGATGTACCAGATGGAGATCACGGCCAAGATCACGGGTATGTTCTTTTCAAGTGGGGCAGATAAGAAGTGTTCGTCTAAGAAATGAGCACCGTCCATCAGCTGCAGATAATTGTCGAAGCCGACGGCTAAGGAGATGGATATTCCCGCCCCCGACCACACGGCATATCGTCCGTTTATCCAGTCGTAATACTCGAACATGTAATCTGGATCTATGCCGAACTCCGTCACTTTCATCTTATTCGCACTCACTGCTACGAAGTGCTTTTTAATGTGTTCCGCCTTATTGGTGGACGACAAGAACCACTGTTTGGCCATATTGGCAACTTTAATGGTGCCTTTGGAGAGGAACGATCTCGAGactattataaacaaaaccgAATGGGGATGGACCCCATTGGTGCTTTCTACGAAAGCGTTATTGTCCACGTTGAGAATGAACCGAATGTCCAACCCTCGGCTGAAAGCCTTCAACGCCTGCACCACCATCTTGGTCCCGAACTCAGACGTGCCCTCCCCAATAACGCACA carries:
- the LOC109604298 gene encoding glucose-6-phosphate isomerase-like, with the translated sequence MDEFTPECLKTGPKCRIRLLEEGVSESDLPALKKSTKSSLPGTAHLPTEVKRSTVDHHRLLNTEPIWRQLESHYDSIRKTCVIKNLFDEDPHRFKEFSVTLNTPHDGPILVDYSKNRLDEEAMQLLIDLANVRGIVRARQALFKGERVNVTEHRPVLHTAWRSRTTEPVMVAGMNVRTQMLSLLDKMEKFTGAVLGGKWVGFTGKKITHVCVIGEGTSEFGTKMVVQALKAFSRGLDIRFILNVDNNAFVESTNGVHPHSVLFIIVSRSFLSKGTIKVANMAKQWFLSSTNKAEHIKKHFVAVSANKMKVTEFGIDPDYMFEYYDWINGRYAVWSGAGISISLAVGFDNYLQLMDGAHFLDEHFLSAPLEKNIPVILAVISIWYINFFGVQAQAIMPYDESLSFFLPYVRQLDMSSNGKFVTASGSIVNYNTGLIVFGGVGATCENSFHQHFHQGTKITPCDLLAAVQSTQKQFLASHQNNLMTHFVAQSKAFMNGRPMERVETEMMQSGLDAEYVQRLLPHKVCLGNKPSNSILFRKLTPFCLGALMAMYEMKIFVQGTIWDINTFDCWSTELNQFYHDVVLEELINDKDSNKFDSSTNALINFVKANRKKI